Within the Paracholeplasma manati genome, the region CGCATCTTGCGCATTGTTCATACCTGAATAACTATAGAAATAATCATCAAAATGGATGCCGTCGATGGCGTATTTGGTGACGAGTTCATTCACCACTTGATTTAAGTAATTTCTAACCGCTGGTTCGCCTGGGTTTAAGATGAGTTTACCTTGGCTATCAGCGATGACAAGGTTTGGATTTTTTCTCGCAAAATTATCTTCGTGTAATGCGTTCAATTGGGTCATTTTGTCATCGGTACCTGTGGATACACGATAAGGATTGAGCCATGCATGGATTTCAATCCCGCGTTTATGACCTTCTTCAACCATGAACGCTAGGACATCAAATCCAGGGTCAAAGCCTTCAGTACCGTTGATGTAACGAGACATCGGTGCGAACTCTGAATAATAGAACGCATCATTCATCGGTCTTACTTGGAAGAAAATGGTATTCATATGAACCGCTTTGACACGTTCAATGATGGCAATCAATTGGGCTTTATAAGCCGCTTCCGTCGTCATCATCGGAACGTCGATGTTAGAGACAGTTGCGACCCAAACAGCGCGCACTTCTTTGTCTTTTTCAGACCAAGTTGTTGGTAACTCAATCGGTGTATTGGTTTGATAATAATTGACCGGTTCGCCATCACGAATGACGTATAAGTTGTCTTCTACCGGTGGTAGTTGCATCCTAAAGCGCTCGGTTAAAGTTTCAGATACATTGAGTGCTTCGTCGATGGCGTAATATTCTAAGGTGTATAAGTTGTTTAAGTAAAACTCAAATGGGTCAACATAGACTTGCCATGAAGTCCAATTTGATCCATCGTGTAAGCGGTAATAAATGGTAGAATCGTCTTCTACAGATAAAGCGGCTGTCACTTCTGTGATGTAGTATAAACCTTCTTTGGTCCCTGTGATTTCTATCGCAGGGTCATTAGGTAAGGTTTGATCAATCACAATGGTCTTATAAGTGGCTGTTTTACAACCATCGTTGTTTCGATAACCAATGACATAATCGCCTTCTTCATCGAAAGTTACTGGTGCACTATAATCGGTCCATGTGCCACCATTGATGTTGTATTGAAGGTTGGTTACCCCATTTAAATTCATTACAGCACTTTGGTAGAAATCATTGCTGCCAGTACCTGCAAATAAGGCAGTTGGTAGGGCATAACATGGCACGACCACTTTGAGAGATAAGGTTTGAACCGGTGATTCTGCTCCTTCACTGCTGATCGTTTTGGTTTGAATGAAATAGTTGCCTGGGTTGGTTAATACCAAAGGTTCAGTATAAAGTACCCAAGGTCCGACACTGCCAAAGTTGATCGCGACCCACACTGGGTTACTACTATTTGCGTTGATCGATACCGATACGCCTGGTAAATAATCATTACCTGATTTGTCACCTGTTGGGGTAATTACAGGAACATCGGTATTGATTTTATTGATGATGAGGGTGTGTCCTTGAATGAGTGATTCTTCATTAGAAGCGTTGACCGCTTTAACGTGAATGGCATAGGTGCCTTGTGTCGTAAAGGTCACAGGGGTGGTATACAATGTCCATGTACCATAATCCAAACGATAATAAATTGTGTCCGGTGATGTGATGCTCATCGTGACATTGGTTCGGTATTCATCCCCTTGTTTGGTGCCTGTAAACATCACCACAGGGGAAGCAACATTGGATTCTGCGAGTGTCCCAAATGGCATGGTCGTCCATAGATTATTCACGACATTGGTCACGTTGGTTGTATTCAAATAGGCTGCGCTATAGAAGGCAGACCCGATGATTTCTGGGTATTGCGCATTGTGTAACAACTGGTTTTGAATTTCTGTACTACCCCAGTTTTGAGCAGCGGATATCGAGTGTCCAATGACGAGGTCTACGCCTGTACCACGCACTTGTTCGACCCACCAGTCCACCACGTTCGCGTATGGTGCGGCTGCGGTGGTGAATTGCCAGTATACTTGAGGGTTGATATAGTGTACCCAACCTTCTTTCACCCAACGTCTAGAATCTGCGAATTGAGCATAATAGGATTGCATCCCATTGGTATCCGATCCTTCGCCACCATTTTTCCAAATACCAAATGGTGAAATACCGAATCGAATGTTTTTACCATTGGCTAAATTATGGGCTTCAACGGCGTCAAAAGTCATTCTTACTGCGTCATTGACATTTTCACGACGCCAATCCTCTAGGGATAAATTATTCGGATTATTGGCAGCATAAGTGGTTGAATCGGCTGAGGTTGGTGTGCCTGAATAAGGATAAAAATAGTCGTCATAATGAATACCATCAATATCATACAAGTCCATGATTTCATCGACGATATTGACGATGTAATCTTTGACCTGTGGTTCACCCGGATTTAGTATATATGGGAAATTACCGTTCGAATCGGCATTCCCAGCGATGACCAACTGTGGGTTGATTCTCGCGAAATTCTTGGTGCTTAGCGCATTTAATGCGGTGGTTTTGGATGATGAGGTGGTCACGACACGATAAGGATTCATCCATGCGTGAAACTCGATCCCTTGTTGATGGGCATAATCAATCATAAATGCCATGACATCCCAGCCTGGATCGATGTTTTCAGTCCCTGACATGTACTTTGAAAATGGTGCATACATGGAATCGTACCACGCATCGTTCATCGGACGCGTTTGGAAGAAAATCGCGTTCATGTTTTTGGATTTCACTCGGTCAACAAGTGCGCGATATTCGGTTTCAAACGCAGTACGATTAATGGCTGTACCGATGTTTAAATTCCATGCTGTAGCGACCCAAACTGCTCTGAGTTCGTAGTCTTTTTCCTCATACTCATTAAGGGGTACAGCAGCGGTCGTTTGAAAAATCGATGGGGTTTCTTTTTTAGGTTGTTGTTGACCATATAGGAACGTTCCGAGCAGGAACAAGCAAATGCCGATAATGGTTGTTTTTAATAGCTTCATTCAGCCACCTCTTTCAATGTTTGTTGTAAGGAGACCATCCCTTGACGGCTCTTGTCTTGATTTAAAAATGTTTTATAGGTGAAAAATACATGACCTTTGACGGTTTTGTATGGGTTTGCGTATTTCAACTGATTCGATACTTCTTCTGGATTTTCATATTCACCTTCATTACCAAGGCGATATGCCCCGTGACCAAGGTATAAATCAACGTTGGTATGTTGACAGGTTTTGACCCAAAAACGAACCAAATCTGCATAAGGTGCTAGTGGGTGTCCAAACTCCCAGTAGAGTTGTGGAACGATGTAATCGATGTAACCTGATTTAACCCATAAATAGGCATCAGCGTATTGATTGTCATACGATTGGGTTGCTTTAGGGCTTACATGTGCACCGTGTTCTGATTCAACACTATTTCGCCATATACCAAATGGAGAAACCCCAAATCGGACACTTGGTTTTACCGCCTTAATCGCGTGATATACACCTTGGATGGCGAGTGTGACTTGATGTCTTCTAAAGTCATCTAGTGATTGGTTTTTATCGGGTCTTTCTTCATAATCTTTTAAATCATTTTCGATGTCATCTAGCCCTTGATAAGGGTAGAAATAATCGTCAAAATGAATACCAACAACTTCATAATTTTCGATGATTTCAACCATCGAATCGATGATGTGCTGTCGAACTTCCGCTTTGGCTGGGTTTAAGATGATTTGACCCTCTTTGTTTAAGATGATTAAATCCGGTCTTTGAACCGCTAGGTTATTGGAATCACACGTTTTTAAGTAATCATCTTTCTTAATTAACCCATTCAGTGAAACACGGTATGGATTACACCAAGCATGGACTTCAATGTCTCGCTTTTTCGCTTCGTCGATGACAAACTTCAAGACGTCAAATGGGGGTTGTTTACCTTCTTGACCAGTTAAATATCGACTGATGGGATTTAACTGTGAAGTATAAAAAGCGTCATTTGTTGTTCTCACTTGATAAAAGATGGCATTCAAGTGGAAGTTTTTCGCTGTATCCAACATGGTGATGATCTTTTGTTGATAGTCATACACATCGGTCAACACAGGAAAATCGATGTTCGCAACATTCGATACCCACATCGCACGAAATGGTTTTTTCAATTGGATTTGATTGGATACTTCTACCACCTGGGTTGTCCCATAGTAAACGATGGGTTGAGATGGGTTTTTATATAAATGTAATTTCATGTGTTCTCCTACTTAATGACTGGACTAATGTCGCCTAGAACGACCAATTTGGTCGCACCGGTTGCGGATAATATGTGATTGAAGTGTCGATTTAACGTCTCATTGCCGAGTATCACAAAAGCGACAGCTTCTTTACATTTAGAATCCATGCCGTGGTCTTCTAATGTAGATACTTTGATGGGGTATATACCCTTTCGAATGTTTTCGATGATGAATGGGTTATATGCACCACCACCTGAGAAAACAATTTCATCAATGGGTTGTGTTTTAAGCATCTTTCGATAGCTTTCAATAATACTATTTACCGTAAACATCGATAAGGTGTGCACGATATCGTTGGGATGTTCGTCTTTATACGTTTGAATCAAATGCGCCGTATAATCATCGCCGAATAATTCTCTACCAGTGGATTTTGGAAAATCCTGTTTGAGATATGGGTGAGCCATGAGTGTTTCATACAAGGGTTCTATCAATTTCCCTAAAGAAGCATGATAGCCATTTCGATCGTAGGGTTCATTGAACAGTTTTTTCATTGCGTAATCAATCATCATGTTCGCTGGGCCCGTATCAAACGCGATGACTTGGTTGATATCTTGACCTTTAGGCATCAAGGTTAAATTCGATATCCCGCCGAGGTTATGCATCGCGATGGTCTTATCTTTTTGACTGAACAGGACATATTCAGCATAAGGCACCAACGGCGCACCTTGGCCACCTACGGCCATATCTGCAACTCTAAAGTTGGATACGGTAGTGATGCCTGTCAGTTGAGCGATGATTGAACCAAAGCCAAGTTGTAAGGTGCTTTTAACATGGTCCTTGGATGTGGTCGGTATATGGTATATGGTTTGGCCGTGTGAGGCGATAAAATCGATATTGGATGGTTGTAAGTTTTGGGTTTTTAAGAACTGATTGATGGCGTCAGAAAAGGCATATCCTAATTCAAAATTGAGACTGGTGATGTCTCTAACGTTTGTTTTAAGTTGAATCGTATCTTGAATTTTTTCAACCAATCCTGGTTCTAATTCATAGGATTGATGGGCAATGACTCTAACGGATGTGTCCATAAAAGACCCATCTATTTCACATAAGACCACATCGATGCCATCCAGTGAGGTCCCACTCATTAAGCCAATTGACAATTTCATGGTTGTTTCTCCATCTTCGCTATTCATTATAGTGGTTTTACTTTGTAATTGAAACGCTTTCATTGTCTTTTGGTTGTTTTTTTCAAAATGGAAAAAAATCCCTTAGACGAGAAAAAAAGTATGCATCACGCATACTCTTTTATTATCGTTTAAATTGTTTGAATGTTTGATAGGTGGTTTCGAGCATTTTAACGGAACGGTCAATGTCTGTATATGCACAATGCGAGAACAATGCGTCCACAACAGCGAGCTGTGAAATACGCGATGTCATCGCTGCACTTCTAAACTCCCCTTCCAATGAAGAGGTATAAATGACGATGTCACCTAAGTCCGCTAAAATGGATGATCCTAACTTCGTAATCACAATGATTTTCGCTTTATTTTCTTTCGCTAACAAAGCGGATGAAATGATTTCTTTGGTTTTACCTGAGTTACTGATGAATATGATGACGTCTTTTTGATTGATGAAGGATGCGTCTACCAATTGGTCATGTGATTCGCCTTGAGCGATACAAAACTTATTGATACGTCTGAGTTTCATTTCTAAATCTTTACAAACGATATAAGAAGATCCTTTACCAAAAATGAGGATTTTTCTCGCACTCATAATGATTTCAGCGGCTTTTTCATAGGTATCTTCATTGTATAGTTTTAAGGTATCTTCTAAGACACGAATATCATTTTCAATCGCGACTTTACCGGTATTGAATTTCTTGGTCAAAATGACGTCTGAATATTCGGTATGTTCAGGAATTTCAACTTTCGCGTTGGCTAAAATAAAGTCGATTTTAAAATCCTTGAATCCACGATATCCAAGTTTTTTGCACATTCTAACGACAGAGGCTGGTGAGGTATAGGCTGCTTCTGCAATCTTTTCAATCCCGAAATCTTTTAAGTCTTCTTTATGTTCAATAAGATAATCCAATACAACCTTTTCGGCCATACTGAGTTCTTCTTTGTTTTTTAGCATATTTAACATGATGCTCATAAAAATAAAACCCCCATTCTCTACTTCTATCGATGAATCACCATAGTAATTATAACATAGAAGTATCTAAATGTAAGGGCTTTACATCATTTTTAATGATGGGGTTTTGTTAATTCAAAATCATTCTTGATAGGCTATGGTTTAAATGACCTTACTTGGATTTAGAATGCCTTTAGGGTCAAAAACCTGTTTAATGCCTTTCATGAGTTGGATTTGTGTATCTCCCAATAAGTCAATCATATAAGCCTTTTTAGCATATCCTATGCCGTGCTCACCTGAGACCACACCACCCATTTCAAAGGCTTTATCATACATGAGTTTAAATCCTTTATGAACAATGGATTCCCAATCGGATTGAGACATCCCGTCTTTACAAAAATAGATGTGCAGGTTTCCATCCCCAATGTGTCCAAAATAGGGGATTCGAATATGGAGTTGTTCAGATACTTCTCTCGCATAAGCCAAGTATGCACTGACGGCAGATCGTGGTAAACAAACATCGATTTCATCAATCTCATCGGTCGATGATTTGATGGCTTCAAGGAATCCACCACGAACGGTCCATACGGATTTAGCACGCTCAGCCGTGTCAACTAAGAACACATCAATCGCACCCAATTCCAAGCACATGTTAGAAGCAATCTTAATGTCATTTTCAACCGATGCATCGGTATTACCATCATAGGATAACAATAAATATGCTTCGAAGTTGTTGTGTGGAATCTTCTTGCCTAAGAAAGTTTCAGAGTACTGTAACGATTGTTTTTCTAGGAATTCTACTGCAGTTGGTGTGACATGGTTCTTAATCAGTACAGGTGCAGCTTTAATGGCTTCTTCACGGTTATGGAATGGCACCAATAGTGAAACGGTTTTCTTTGGTTTAGAGATCAGTTTTAAGGTAGCGGAAACGATGATGCCTAGGGTACCTTCAGAACCAATGATGAGGTCTTTTAGACCGTAACCGGTAGAGTTTTTAACGACTTTCCCCCCGGTTTGGATGATTTCACCATTGGGTAAAACCACTTCTAATCCCCTCACCCAGTCTCTCGTAACACCATATTTGATGGCACGCATACCACCTGCATTGGTGGAAATATTACCACCGATGGTCGCGGTTTTTTCGCCTGGGTCAGGTGCGTAAAATAAGTTTTCTTTTTCTACGGCTTCATAAATATCTAGCAACAGTACCCCTGGTTCAACGGTTAAAGTCAAATTGACATTGTCTAATTCAATGATGTGATTCATTTTAGAGGTATTCAATAAAATACCACCATGAACTGGTACACAGGATCCAACCAACCCTGTACCAGCACCACGAACGGTGACTGGCAAATTGTTTTCATAGGCATAAGCCATGATTTTTGAAACTTGATATTTGTCGGATACATAGACATGGGCTTCTGGTTTGCCAGAAACATTTTTTAATTCATCGTGCGTAAATTCATGGTCAATGTCTCCACCCACGGTGATGTGTTCAGCGCCGACGATATTGGTTAAAACTTCGATGTCGTGACGATCTAATTGCTTAAACATGTTTGATAACCCCCATTTGTTCTAATAGTTCATTGAGTTTTGGTACAACCTGATATAAATCCCCACAGATGGCATAATGTGAATGGTCAAATAGCTTGCAGCGTGGGTCTTGATTGATGGTGATGATAGTTTCAGATTCTTTCATCCCTTCGATGAAATGAACCGATCCACTGATGCCGATGTTGATGAGTAATTTGGGTTTTACAGTTCGACCCGATAGACCAATTTGGTGTCTCGCGTCAAACCACCCGTTTTCAATCAATGGTCTTGTACAAGCCAAATCTGCACCTAGTAAGGCTCTCAACGGTTCGATGAGTTCCAAATCTTTTTGTTTCTTAATCCCTCTACCAAGCGCGATGATAATTTCCGATTCAGAAATATCTTTGGCTTGTGGTTTATGGACGGTTTCTACCAACGTGATTTTGGATGATTTTGGAATGTCTAAAACCGATTCATAATGAACTTGTCCAAACGGTTCTACGATGGCTGGACGATTAAACATTTTGTATCGGATGGTGGCGAGTTGTGGGCGGTTATTCGGTGTATTGATTTTCGCCATGATATTTCCACCAAAAGCAGGTCTGATTTGTAAAAGATCGCCTTCTTCAGTGATATCTAGCATCGTACAATCCGCGGTTAACCCCGTTCTTAAACGCGCCGCTACTCTTGGAGCGAAACTTCTACCCAATGGGGTTGAACCGAATAGAATCACGTTGTTTTGATATTTTTTATAGAACGTTTCAACCACATGGGTGTAACGTTCGACATTGAATTCGCCATATAAAGCATCTTCATAGACAAAAACATCGTCTACACCATAGCTTAAACACGCATCTACCATGGATTTGGTATCACTACCGATGACGATAGCATATACTTTTTCTTGTGTTTTTGATGCGATTTCTTTGGCTTTTCCTAAAAGTTCAAAACCTACCGGGTGACACACATTGTGGTGTTGTTCCATGAATACAGCGATGCCTTTATATAACGATTTATCGATTTTCGGTCTCGAATCGTCAATGAATTCACAAACCCCTTTCGGGCCCTTTTTCACACAAAGCTTACAGACGCGGCAGCTCGCATTGATGGATAAGTATTCGTCGACATATTCGAACGCATTGAATGGACAAATTTGTTTGAGTTGATCAGCCACCGCTTTCGTGACTTTGGAATTATCTACTTTGATATAGCCCATGGTAACCTCCTATAAGAAACGCTTATCTTTTAGTATCTCTACTAATTGATTAGATAGCGTTTGTGGGTCACCTTCAAAGCGGGTAGAATGCATCGATTTATCTGGTGAAAAAATCTCATCTACCTGGGTTGGTGAACCGTTTAAACCATAATGATTTTCATTTTGGTCTTCTAAATCTTTAAATGTAACGTAATTTATCTTGTAGTTATCGAATAAAAGCGATCTTCTAAAGGATGGCAATCTTGGCGTATTTGCATCTTTTTCTACGGTTAATAGACATGGTAATTCAACTTTTACGACTTCTTCATATTGGTCATAGGCACTCTTAACAATGACATATTCAGGGGTTACTTCAATGAGTTCTTTGACATAAGGCACATGTGGTATACCTAAGAACTCTGCTATCTCAGGTCCCACTTGAGCTGTATCACCATCGGTGGTTTGTTTGCCACAAATGACGATATCGTATTCATGAATGTGTTTAACCAATTGGCTGATGGTATATGAGGTTGCGAGCACATCCGCTCCTGCAAATTTTCTATCGGTCAATAGTGTGGCTTCATCTGCCCCCATGTACAATGCTTCTTTCAACACTTGAGTGGCTGATTGTGGCCCCATACTGATGGCGTGAACCAATGTATTGGGTACACGTGATTTGATTTGAAATGCAGTTTCTAATCCAAATAGGTCAAACGGATTCATTTTAACGTTTTGTGAATCCCTAATCAGTACACCTGTGATGGGGTCTACTTGGACATTGGATGAGGCAGGTACTTGTTTGATACAGGTAATAATTTTCATAGTGGTCTCCTAAACGGCTTTTGTAAAGAAACCAATCCAAGGGTTAGTTGGATTGGTTAGCGTTGTGTTGTGCTTGGGTATAGTCTCGAATGAAATCTAAGAAGTTGAGCATATCATTCGAATATACGGTATACGATAATTGTTGTGAATAAGACGATTGCTTGTAGGTTTCATGGTCACCAAACGCCCGTACTTGTATGGTATAAGTCCCCATTGGTAAGTTCAAATTCACAGATGTGGATGTCGTATCTATCTTGGTCGTGCCATTGATCCATACTTCATAACGAGTAGCGTGTTCAATGGTATTAAATGACAATTGACCGTTTTCATCGATGAATAATTGATTAGGTGTACTTAAAACCGTTCTAGTGTCTGGATATGGAATCGGTGGTAAACCCACAGGTAAGTTACCTTTAATGAAGAATACCCCATTGGCATTCGATCTTAAATGACCATCCGACGGTGTATTGACAATGTCATAATCATCGCCATTGAGAATGGCCATGGTGGTTGAGCCACCACCATCCAGATTGATCGCGTGGTCGGCTTCGAAATACGCCATGATTTCGGCCATTTCATATGCAGTTACGCCGTCCATCCCAAGTGGCATGTTTCTACCATCGACTGTAACAAAGAATACCGTACCATCATTTTTAATGCCTACAGCGGTTCTAGGTGCTCGAAATTGATAAGACGCTCCCTGTGTAAATTCAGTCACAGGCAACCCATCTTTCACCAATATTTCCCATCCGCCTACGGCGTCTCTGACACCTTCAAATGCGCCAGATAGACGTTGTTGAATGACAATGGTATCGTTTGGTTCGATGAATCCTTCTGAAAATACTTTGGAACCCATCAAAACAAATTGGTGTTCTTGAACCGAAACGGTATCATTGGTTTCACTTGAGTATTGGCCTCTCGCAAAATACCTTGAACCTGAACCATCGGATTTAATATCACTCGCTTCTATCATCATCTTGGATGACCCTGAAGGAATTTCATTTGCGTATTCAGGGAAAATGACAGTCACTTCATTGGTGTTCGCTGGTTCACGATTGAATCCATCGACTTTAACCGGATTCAACTTAAGTGAACCATCTTGGTCAAATACCATCACTTCATAACCGCTAAAGGTTGGTTTACCAAACACCACATCGCCATTGGCTTTGAATCCAACCAATGTTCTTGCCCAAGTGGTCCCTTGGAAAATGACTTCATAATTTCTAACATAAGGTGACACAGGAATGCCATTGCTCATGTTGTAGAAATCACCATTGACACCTGCGATGACTTTGACATCAGGAAATTTTTGATGGATGTTATAAATTTGTTGAGGCACTGTTGACATACCAAATCCAAAATCTTGATAATTATCCCCAACCACCACTTGAATGTGGGGGTTATTTTTAAGGTTGATTCCTGCATAATTAATGACTTGTTCGGAAATCGTACCATTGAAGTCGATTTCAGCAGCAATCTTAATGTGTCTAACCCCTTCAACATACTGGGTATCTCTAGACTTTTGATAAATTCTTAAAGCGGCTTCAACACGGAAAGGTTGAATCCATGTGAGGGTCAATAACGTAACAAATAACAACAATAAGGTTTTCTTGATCCATTGGTTACGATACATAGGTTGGTACCTCCACCGTTGTTTGATTATAATCATAGTAGTTTAAGATCAATTTATATACCAAATCACCAACGATGATGTCGAGTTTGATTTGTGTAATGAATGTGTCTACAGCCAACTCAAAATTAGCGTAAGTAGCTTCATCATCATAGGTTTGTACGAATGCTTCAATCGATGGATAAGTACCATAGTTGAGTAAGTATCTGGAATCCAGCAAAGTGAAATCTGATTCTTTGAGGGTATCAAAGAACTGTATAGGTGTGTTTGTATTGAATTCTATGGTTTCTCTTTGATAACCGGATGTGGTTGGATAGTATCTGTATAGACTTGATCCAACAGTTTCAAAATATTCCATATGATTGCCTGCTTGAACCGATGATTTGGATCCATCAAACTTTAATATCGATGTAGATGTCTCTTCACCCAATGTAACGACCCATTCCACCGAAACGTTGGCTAATTGTGCCGTATTATATAATTTATTTTCAAAATCTGTGCGATTGATCACGCATTTGCCATCAATGAGTGATTCATTGTCATTACAGATGGGTCCAGTATTTTGGTTACAGCCATATAAGGCTAAACCACCCAACACCCATAAACATATGAGGATATACTTTTTCATATTTTTCTCCCTTGGTATAGCATTTTACGGCTTCATTGTATCAAAGGGCTTACGAAAAAGTTATTCACAAACCGAAACAAGACTTATTTATTATAAATAACCAAAAATAAAAGCACGATGCACGTGCTTATATATAAATCCAATAAATACGCATTTCAACACCATCATAGGCGTCCATGGTGAATCTTTCGAAGATGCCACCACAGGCTTCAATGGTCTTTCTAGAGCCCAAATTGTGAATGCTACAAGATATCATAGCGGCGTCTTGTCCTAACGATTTGATTTGTTCTAAAGCCAAAGCTAGTGATAATTTCGCGTAACCCAATTTACGATATTTAGGTCGAACGGACGCGCCGGCATGACCATAGGTTTGTCTAAGTTCATCATCTAAGAAATGACGAATGTTGAGCATCGCGTACAGTTCTTGATTGTTATCCACAAGCAAATACTCTGAGGTTGGAATGGTATCCTCAGGGGTATTTGCTTGTTTTTTAACTTCTAGGTGTTTCAACCAATCGGTATAGTGGTCAAAACGACCCAAGCCACCTGTGCCATTCAGTGTGTCTTGATTGGCTAGCATCTCTTGTTTGTAATCCATTACAATGGTTTCATGTGAGCTGTTTGGTTCGACCAAATGGTAC harbors:
- a CDS encoding glycoside hydrolase family 10 protein, which produces MKLLKTTIIGICLFLLGTFLYGQQQPKKETPSIFQTTAAVPLNEYEEKDYELRAVWVATAWNLNIGTAINRTAFETEYRALVDRVKSKNMNAIFFQTRPMNDAWYDSMYAPFSKYMSGTENIDPGWDVMAFMIDYAHQQGIEFHAWMNPYRVVTTSSSKTTALNALSTKNFARINPQLVIAGNADSNGNFPYILNPGEPQVKDYIVNIVDEIMDLYDIDGIHYDDYFYPYSGTPTSADSTTYAANNPNNLSLEDWRRENVNDAVRMTFDAVEAHNLANGKNIRFGISPFGIWKNGGEGSDTNGMQSYYAQFADSRRWVKEGWVHYINPQVYWQFTTAAAPYANVVDWWVEQVRGTGVDLVIGHSISAAQNWGSTEIQNQLLHNAQYPEIIGSAFYSAAYLNTTNVTNVVNNLWTTMPFGTLAESNVASPVVMFTGTKQGDEYRTNVTMSITSPDTIYYRLDYGTWTLYTTPVTFTTQGTYAIHVKAVNASNEESLIQGHTLIINKINTDVPVITPTGDKSGNDYLPGVSVSINANSSNPVWVAINFGSVGPWVLYTEPLVLTNPGNYFIQTKTISSEGAESPVQTLSLKVVVPCYALPTALFAGTGSNDFYQSAVMNLNGVTNLQYNINGGTWTDYSAPVTFDEEGDYVIGYRNNDGCKTATYKTIVIDQTLPNDPAIEITGTKEGLYYITEVTAALSVEDDSTIYYRLHDGSNWTSWQVYVDPFEFYLNNLYTLEYYAIDEALNVSETLTERFRMQLPPVEDNLYVIRDGEPVNYYQTNTPIELPTTWSEKDKEVRAVWVATVSNIDVPMMTTEAAYKAQLIAIIERVKAVHMNTIFFQVRPMNDAFYYSEFAPMSRYINGTEGFDPGFDVLAFMVEEGHKRGIEIHAWLNPYRVSTGTDDKMTQLNALHEDNFARKNPNLVIADSQGKLILNPGEPAVRNYLNQVVNELVTKYAIDGIHFDDYFYSYSGMNNAQDAETFLSNNPNGLSLADWRRNNVDQMVEMVFDTVEAENIAKQKNMKFGISPFGIWKSGGDGSNTSSGALQSYSAQFADSKKWVEEGWVHYIMPQLYWQFDHSAAPYADLVDWWAEITENAGVDLIIGHGFYRYAETSNNWTNENEFLEQLRYASQYPSVKGHALFSFKTLNSTDPEVVQALERMDNYYWTTDVQTHWYKAPVDPVDPEPEDPICDSDETLIDGKCVAQSEPFSEDQMVLIGASVIGTLAIGVVIFFAIKKKP
- a CDS encoding glycoside hydrolase family 10 protein; the encoded protein is MKLHLYKNPSQPIVYYGTTQVVEVSNQIQLKKPFRAMWVSNVANIDFPVLTDVYDYQQKIITMLDTAKNFHLNAIFYQVRTTNDAFYTSQLNPISRYLTGQEGKQPPFDVLKFVIDEAKKRDIEVHAWCNPYRVSLNGLIKKDDYLKTCDSNNLAVQRPDLIILNKEGQIILNPAKAEVRQHIIDSMVEIIENYEVVGIHFDDYFYPYQGLDDIENDLKDYEERPDKNQSLDDFRRHQVTLAIQGVYHAIKAVKPSVRFGVSPFGIWRNSVESEHGAHVSPKATQSYDNQYADAYLWVKSGYIDYIVPQLYWEFGHPLAPYADLVRFWVKTCQHTNVDLYLGHGAYRLGNEGEYENPEEVSNQLKYANPYKTVKGHVFFTYKTFLNQDKSRQGMVSLQQTLKEVAE
- the anmK gene encoding anhydro-N-acetylmuramic acid kinase AnmK, whose amino-acid sequence is MKLSIGLMSGTSLDGIDVVLCEIDGSFMDTSVRVIAHQSYELEPGLVEKIQDTIQLKTNVRDITSLNFELGYAFSDAINQFLKTQNLQPSNIDFIASHGQTIYHIPTTSKDHVKSTLQLGFGSIIAQLTGITTVSNFRVADMAVGGQGAPLVPYAEYVLFSQKDKTIAMHNLGGISNLTLMPKGQDINQVIAFDTGPANMMIDYAMKKLFNEPYDRNGYHASLGKLIEPLYETLMAHPYLKQDFPKSTGRELFGDDYTAHLIQTYKDEHPNDIVHTLSMFTVNSIIESYRKMLKTQPIDEIVFSGGGAYNPFIIENIRKGIYPIKVSTLEDHGMDSKCKEAVAFVILGNETLNRHFNHILSATGATKLVVLGDISPVIK
- a CDS encoding MurR/RpiR family transcriptional regulator yields the protein MSIMLNMLKNKEELSMAEKVVLDYLIEHKEDLKDFGIEKIAEAAYTSPASVVRMCKKLGYRGFKDFKIDFILANAKVEIPEHTEYSDVILTKKFNTGKVAIENDIRVLEDTLKLYNEDTYEKAAEIIMSARKILIFGKGSSYIVCKDLEMKLRRINKFCIAQGESHDQLVDASFINQKDVIIFISNSGKTKEIISSALLAKENKAKIIVITKLGSSILADLGDIVIYTSSLEGEFRSAAMTSRISQLAVVDALFSHCAYTDIDRSVKMLETTYQTFKQFKR
- a CDS encoding FAD-binding oxidoreductase, which produces MFKQLDRHDIEVLTNIVGAEHITVGGDIDHEFTHDELKNVSGKPEAHVYVSDKYQVSKIMAYAYENNLPVTVRGAGTGLVGSCVPVHGGILLNTSKMNHIIELDNVNLTLTVEPGVLLLDIYEAVEKENLFYAPDPGEKTATIGGNISTNAGGMRAIKYGVTRDWVRGLEVVLPNGEIIQTGGKVVKNSTGYGLKDLIIGSEGTLGIIVSATLKLISKPKKTVSLLVPFHNREEAIKAAPVLIKNHVTPTAVEFLEKQSLQYSETFLGKKIPHNNFEAYLLLSYDGNTDASVENDIKIASNMCLELGAIDVFLVDTAERAKSVWTVRGGFLEAIKSSTDEIDEIDVCLPRSAVSAYLAYAREVSEQLHIRIPYFGHIGDGNLHIYFCKDGMSQSDWESIVHKGFKLMYDKAFEMGGVVSGEHGIGYAKKAYMIDLLGDTQIQLMKGIKQVFDPKGILNPSKVI